The sequence CGCTGACAGCGCTGACCTCGGAGGTGACCTCCTGGGTGCGGATCGGGCCGGAGGCGTCCTCGCCGTCGACGGTGATCGTCGGGGCCGAGGGATCGGTGCCGGAGACGATGACCGGCTTGGCGGCGGCGGTCGCCACCTGCGCGGCGTCCCGCACGTCGATGCCGTTGTTCAGCATCCACCAGGTGATGGCGCGGTACTGGGCGCCGGTGTCCAGGTAGCTCAGGCCGAGCTGGGCGGCGACGGCCTTGGAGGTGCTGGACTTGCCGGTACCGGAGGGGCCGTCGATGGCGACGATCACTGCGGCCGGGGCGGTCCGGACGGCGGCGCTTACGGTTTCCACGGTGGTGGACACCTTCCTGGTGCTCGGGCGGGCTGGACGGGGACGCGTGAACCCGCCCCGCACAAGGTTACCGAGTACCGGGACGGGTCCGACCACCCCTGTGGACAAGCGTGCGACCCGGGGCCCGGCTCCCCGGGGTCACTGCCGGATCGACCAGCCCCGTTCCCGGAGGGCGGCGGCCAGTGCGGGGGCGGAGCTGGGTTCGACCATGAGCTGGACGAGGCCCGCCTGCTGGCCGGTGGCGTGCTCGATGCGCACGTCCTCGATGTTGATCCCGGACCGGCCCGCGTCGGCGAAGATCGTGGCCAGTTCGCCGGGGCGGTCGCTGATGAGGACGGCCACGACCTCGTACGCGGCAGGGCCGGCGCCATGCTTGCCGGGCACCCGGACCCGGCCGGCGTTGCCCCGGCGCAGGACGTCCTGGATGCCCTCGGTGCCCGCGCGCCGCTTGTCCTCGTCGGCGGACTGGAGCCCGCGCAGCGCGGCGACGGTCTCGTCCAGGTCGGCGGCCACCCCGGCGAGGACGTCGGCGACGGGTCCGGGGTTGGCGGACAGGATCTCGACCCACATCCGGGGGTCGGAGGCCGCGATGCGGGTGACGTCCCTGATGCCCTGGCCGCACAGGCGTACGGCGGTCTCGTCGGCGTCCTCCAGCCGGGCGGCGACCATGGACGAGATCAGCTGCGGGGTGTGGGAGACGAGGGCGACGGCCCGGTCGTGGGCGTCGGCGTCCATGACGACCGGGACGGCGCGGCAGAGCGCGATCAGTTCGAGCGCGAGGTTGAGGACCTCGGTGTCGGAGCCCGGGGTCGGGGTGAGGACCCAGGGGCGCCCCTCGAAGAGGTCGGCGGTGGCGGCGAGCGGCCCGGAGCGCTCCTTGCCGGCCATGGGGTGGGAGCCGATGTACGGGGCGAGGTCGGCCCCCATCGCCTCCAGCTCGCGGCGCGGACCGCCCTTGACGCTGGCGACGTCGAGGTAGCCCCGGGCGACGCCGTCGCGCATCGCGGTGGCGAGCACGGCGGCGGTGTGCGCGGGCGGTACGGCGACGATCGCCAGGTCGACGGGGCCCTCGGCCGGCTCGTCCGTACCGGCGCCGAGCGCGGCGGCGGTCCTGGCCGACTCGGGGTCGTGGTCGACGAGGTGGACCCGGACGCCGCGGCTCGCGAGGGCGAGGGCCGCGGAGGTGCCGACGAGGCCGGTTCCGATGACGACGGCGGTTCTCACTGGGCGATGTCCTTGCGCAGGGCGGCGGTGGCGCCGAGGTAGACGTGGCTGATCTCGGCCTTGGCCAGGTACGTCTCGATGTGGGCGAGGATGCGGACCACCCGGGGCATGGCGCCCTCGATGTCCAGCTCCTGGGCGCAGATCAGCGGGACGTCGACGATCCCTATGCCGCGTGCGGCGGCGGCCGGGAAGTCGCTGTGCAGGTCGGGAGTGGCCGTGAACCAGATGCTGATCAGGTCGTCCGCGACGAGTTCGTTCCGTTCCAGGACGGCGGTGAGCAGGGCGCTGACCTGCTCGTCCATGTGTCCGGCCTCGTCCCGCTCCAGCTGGACAGCCCCGCGGACCGCTCGTACCGCCACGTCGTGCTCCTTGCTCGTCCCACCGCTTCGTGTGCTTGTGCTTCAGCGTAGAGGGGCGGCGGGGTCCCCCGCCCGGCCGCCCTTTTTATGAGACGCGCCCGGAGCGGGCCCTCGCGTACCCTCCCCCGCATGATCACTCCCACCGGTGAGGACCTGGTGCGCGGCCACACCGTGTACTCCTGCGTGATGGGCTCGCGCGCCTTCGGTCTCGCGACGGAGGGCAGCGACACCGACCTGCGTGGTGTGTACCTGGCGCCGACCCCGCTGTTCTGGCGCTTCGACAAGCCGCCCACGCATGTCGACGGCCCGGCCGACGAGCAGTTCTCCTGGGAGCTGGAACGCTTCTGCGAGCTGGCGCTGCGGGCCAACCCCAACGTACTGGAGTGCCTGCACTCGCCCCTGGTGGAACGGATCGACGCGACCGGCCGCGAACTCCTCGCCCTGCGCGGGGCGTTCCTCTCCCGCCACGCGCACAAAACGTTCGTACGGTACGCGCTGGGCCAGCGCCGCAAGCTGGAGGCCGACGTCCGCCAGTACGGCGCCCCGCGCTGGAAGCACGCCATGCACCTGCTGCGCCTGCTGACCAGCAGCCGCGAACTGCTGCGCACCGGCGAACTGACGATCGACGTGGGCCCGGCCCGCGAGGTCCTGCTCGCGGTCAAGCGGGGCGAGGTGCCCTGGCCGGAGGTGGAGCGCCGCATGACCCTCCTGGCCACGGAGAACGAGGAGGCGGCCACCGCCTCCCCGCTGCCGCCCGAGCCGGACCGGGCGCGCGTCGAGGACTTCCTGATCCGCACCCGCCGGGCGTCGGCCCTGGCGGCGGACGGGGAAACCTCAGCCGGCTGAGAGCGGGGCGCGCCGGGCGCGCACCACGAGGTCGTGCAGCGCGTCGAAGCCGCCGGGCCGCTCCGGGAGCGCGGAAGCCGCCTGCGCTGCGTCGAGGACCCCGTGCAGCGCCTCGACGTCCCGGGCCACCACCGCCCTCTCGACCCCGTCCGCGCCCCGGTGCTCCGCCTCGGCCTTGGCCGCGATCAGACCGGGGAGATAGGCGGGCGCCGGCACATGGGTGAGAAGCGTCGGCAGATGGGCGAGCACCTCGCCGCCGCGCATCAGATGGATGCCGGTGAGCAGCGCCCGGAAGGTGTAGAGCAGCGGCTTGAGCTCGCCGGTCCGCTCGAAGAGCCGCCACTGGGTGTTGGCGAAACCCCGGTAGTGGTGGGCGTGGTTGCGGGTGAGGACGTCCGGTGCGAGGGAGATCAGTTCGGTGTGCAGCGCGGTCGTGTGCACGACCAGCGGCGAGAGCAACTGCTCCAGCACATAGCCGTTGGGCTTCAGCATCAGCCGGACGAACTTGCGCAGATCATGGGTGACCAGGTCCATCTCCACGCCGTCCCGGTCCCACATCCGCGAACTGGTCTCCTCGGGCTCACGGAGCCCGAGGAGGTCCTCGGCGGGCAGCAGATGGACCCCGCGCAGGTCCACGTCCGAGTCCCGGGACGGGAACCCGTACAGATGAGCCCCGGAGACCGTGGCGAACAGCAGCGGGTGGCGTTCCTCGGCGAGGACCGGGCCGAGGTCGGTGACCGGCAGACCGGCCTCCTGGAGGAGTGTGACGTGCGAAGGCATGGCTCAAGCGTCCCAGAGCGCCCCGAGCGACAGCAGGTCGCTGCGGTACTCGATCCGTTCCGCCCACGCGTCGGGCCAGACCTCGTCCCCCAGGTGCGCGCCGGCCAGCGCGCCGGTCAGACAGGCGATCGAGTCCGAGTCGCCCCGGGTGCAGGCGGCCCGGCGCAGGGCGGTGACGGGGTCGCCGGGGAAGAGCAGGAAGCAGTGCAGGGCCGTGGCGAGGGCCTCCTCGGCGATCCAGCCGTCCCCGGTCCGCTCGCACGGGTCGGTCTCCGGTGACGGGTCGCGCAGGGCGTCCCGGACGGTCTCCAGCGCGGCCAGGCACTCGTCCCAGCCCCGGCTGATGAACGCTTCGGGCGAGGCGTCGTGCGTGTGGCGCCACAGGTCCCCGAGCCACCGGGTGAGGTAACGGTCACGGTTCTCGTACGCGTACGAGCGCAGCTGGCCGATCAGGCCGAGCGGTTCGGCGCCGTGGGCGAGCAGGTACACCGCGTGGGCCGTCAGGTCGGAGGCGGCCAGGGCCGTCGGATGGCCGTGGGTGAGCGCGGACTGGAGCTGGGCCGCTCCGGCGCGCTGTTCGTCGCTGAGGCCGGGGACGAGGCCGATGGGCGCGACGCGCATATTGGCGCCGCAGCCCTTGGAGCCGGTCCGGCTGGCCTCCTGCCAGACACGGTCGCCGTCGAGCAGCTCACACGCCTCCAGGCAGGTGCGGCCGGGGGCGCGGTTGTTGTCGGGCGAGTGGTACCAGGCGACGAACTCGGCGCGCACCGGGTCCACCAGCCGCTCGGGGGTGAGCAGTCCGCCGTCCATGGCGGTGCGGACGCCGCGGCCCAGCGCGAGGGTCATCTGCGTGTCGTCGGTGACGAAGGCGGGCCGCGGCAGTTCCATCTCGCGCCAGGGCCCGCACTTGGCGAGGATCGACGGCACGTCGTTGAACTCGGTCGGGAATCCGAGCGCGTCGCCGAGCGCGAGCCCGGTCAGCGATCCGGTGGCCGCCCTCCGCGTGCGGGTCGTGGTCATGTGTTCCGTCCTTCGGGTCGCAGCAGCGGGGGGTGCAGGGTGGTGGCGTCGCCCGCCCGGTAGAGGGCGGCCGGTTTGCCGCGTCCGCCGGTCCGGCGCGGCGCGCCCTCGGCGGGCTGGACGAAGCCGGGGGTGGCGAGGACCTTGCGGCGGAAGTTGGGGCGGTCCAGCGGGACGCCCCAGACGGTTTCGTAGACCTGCTGGAGCTCGCCCAGGGTGAAGTGCGCCGGGCAGAAGGCGGTGGCCAGGCAGGTGTATTCGAGTTTGGCGCCGATGCGGTCGCGGGCGTCGGTGAGGATGCGGTCGTGGTCGAAGGCGAGGGGGCCGGTCAGGCCCGTGTCCCACCACCGGGCGCCCGCCGCGTCCCCGCCGCCGCGCGGTTCGGGCAGGTCGGGGACGAGGGCCGTGTAGGCGACGGAGACGACGCGCATCCGGGGGTCGCGGTCGGGGTCGCTGTAGGTGCGCAGCTGTTCCAGGTGGAGGCCGGAGACGGTGTCGCCGCTCAGCCCGGTCTCCTCGGCCAGTTCCCGGCGGGCCGCGACGCCCGCGGACTCGCGGGGCAGGACGAAGCCGCCGGGCAGCGCCCAGTGGCCCTTGTACGGGGCCTCGCCGCGTTCGACGAGCAGGACGTGCAGCCGGGAGTCGCGGACCGTGAAGACGGCCAGGTCGACGGTGACGGCGAACGGTTCGAAGGCGTGCGGGTCGTACCCCTCGGGGGCTGCGGCGCTCATCGGTGCTCCGGGAGGGGCGCGGCGAAGTCCCAGCCCTCGGCGAGCAGGGTGTCGACGGCCTCGACCGCGCGGGCCAGGCGCTCCTCGCGGCTGCCGGTCAGTTCGATGAACGGCCGCCCGGTCCGGGTGAGTTCGGCCCGGAACCGGTCGGTCATCCAGGGCCGCAGCTCCTCCCCGTCGCGCAGCCCGTCGTCCTCGAAGGCGACGCCCTCGTGGTCGGTGAGCAGCCACAGGTGGTGGCGGGCCCGGTCCGCGATCCGCTCGACCAGGGGGTTGCGGCCGCCGACGTACCGCTCGTGCCAGACGGTCGTGGCGAAGGAGTCGGTGTCGCAGACGAGCACCGGGGACCCGGTGCCGGCCGCCTCCTCCTCGCGGGCGTTCTGGACCTCGGCGATCAGCGGGAAGTCGTGGGTGGTGAAGGTGACGTCCTCCCACTGGGCCCGGGGCCACCGGGCGCGCAGTTCGGCCAGCTTCTCCTCGCTGAACTCACGCCCGTACTCGGCCACGTACCCCGTGCGCGCCCACACCCCGCCGCGCCGCCGGTAGTGGGCGGCCAGCTCGCGGGCCAGCGTGGTCGTGCCGGTGGACTCGGCGCCCAGGACGACGACGCGGCGGGCGAGCGCCGCCCTGACCGGTGCTTCGAGGAAGTCCCAGCAGCCGGCCGGGTCCGCGCGGACGGCGGTGCCGGAGACCGGGTAGGCGGTGCGGGCGGGGTCGACGCAGACGGACTCGGCGCCGAAGCGGCGGGCCAGTTCGTCCCCGTACGACTCCGAGGTGAAGACGGCGTCCACCCGCTCGGGCACCGCCCCGGTGAAGACCGCCATGTGGGCGTCCCAGATCGCGGGGTCGTGGAGATCCATGCGGGTGTCGTCCACGGCGCCCACCACCGTCACGTCCGGGTGCGCGCGGCGCATCCACTCGACCCGGTCGGCGAGCGGTACGGACTCCACCGACGCGGCGCAGACCAGCACGGTCAGCCGCTCGCAGCGGGCCCGCGCGGTGCGGACGAGGTGGTGGTGGCCGGCGTGCGGCGGGTAGAACTTGCCGAGCACGAGTCCGTGCGGGAAGCGTTTCATGCCAGGGCCTTCGCGGGTCGCGGGGTGAGGGCGGTGAGGTCACGCCGCCAGTTGCGCAGGCCGATCAGGCACAGCGTCAGGAAGCCGGCGTACAGCAGCGAGGTCAGGTAGAGCTCCTTGTACGCGTACAGCGGGATGTACACGATGTCGGCGGCGATCCACAGCCACCACGACTCGACCAGCTTGCGGCACTGTCCGTAGGTCGCCGCCAGGGAGAGCGCGGTGGTCAGGCCGTCCCAGACCGGGACCGTCGAGTCGGTGGCCCGGTCGAGCAGGACGGTCAGCGCGACGGTCCCCACCGCCCCCGCCGTGAGCAGCCAGGTCCACTCGGTGCGGGTCGTGCGCCGCACCGGCAGCGTGTCCGTCCCTGGTCCACCCCCGTGGGTCCAGGTCCACCAGCCGAACGCGGCGAGGGCGATGAAGACGATCTGGAGTCCGGCGTCGGCGTACAGGCCGGACTGGGTGAACAGCAGGATGAAGAAGAGGTTGTTGGCGATGCCGATCGGCCAGTTGGCGAGGTGCTGGCGGGCCACGAGCCAGACGCACAGCGCCCCGCTGCCGAAGCCCAGCACCTCGGTCCAGCTGACCGGGGTGTCCAGGACCGTCACCAGGGGTTGCTGAAGGGGATCGAGTATGTCCGCGAGACTCACGCCCGCCTCCTTAATAGTCACTATGACTATAAAGGTTCGCCCGGTCGTACGAAAGGCCCGCGGCCGGTTCCCTTCCGGAAGAATCCGGGATCGGGACCGGCCGCGGGCCTCTCGAACGCTGGGCGGGTACGGCTACAGGCCGACCTCGCGCATCAGCATGCCCACCTCGGTGTTGGTCAGCCGGCGCAGCCAGCCCGACTTCTGGTCGCCCAGCGCGATCGGCCCGAAGCCCGTCCGCACCAGCCGGTCGACGGGGAAGCCCGCCTCGGCCAGCATCCGGCGGACGATGTGCTTGCGGCCCTCGTGCAGGGTCACCTCGACCAGGTAGTTCTTGCCGGTGTTCTCCACCACGCGGAAGTGGTCGGCGCGGGCGTAGCCGTCCTCCAGCTGGATGCCGTCCTTGAGCCGCTTGCCCAGGTCGCGCGGGAGCGGGCCCTGGACGGCCGCCAGGTAGGTCTTCTTCACGCCGTACCTGGGGTGGGTGAGGCGGTGGGCCAGCTCACCGTGGTTGGTGAGCATGATGATGCCCTCGGTCTCGGTGTCGAGACGGCCCACGTGGAACAGCCGCGTCTCGCGGTTGGTGACGTAGTCGCCGAGGCACTGGCGGCCGTCCGGGTCCTCCATCGAGGCGACGACACCGGCCGGCTTGTTCAGCGCGAAGAACAGGTAGGACTGGGTGGCGACGGTCAGCCCGTCGACCTTGATCTCGTCCTTGTGCACGTCGACGCGCATGCCCTGCTCGACGACGATCTCGCCGTTCACCTCGACCCTGCTCTGGTCGATCAGCTCCTCGCAGGCACGCCGCGAGCCCATGCCGGCGCGGGCGAGGACCTTCTGGAGCCGCTCGCCCTCCTGCTCGGCGCCCGGGTGCGTCTTCGGGGTCCTGATCTCGGGCTTGTTCGCGTACCTGTCGCGGTTGCGCTGCTCGATCTTGGCGTCCAGCTCGCGCGGGCGCGCCGGGGCGCCGTACGGGCCCCGCCGGGCGCCGCCCTTCGAACCGCCCTGCGCGCTCTTCGGGCCGCCCTTGGCACCGCCCCGGGCCGCCGCGCCGCGCCCCTTGCGGACACCGCCCTGGCCGCCGCCGGGCTTGTCGGAGCCCACGTCGTAGCTGCGCTCCTCGGGGCGGGGCCGGCGGGGCCGCTCCTGCCGCTGGTCGTCGCGCTCGGAGCGGGGAGTCCGCGGGTTCGGGTTGCTGTTCCTCCCGGTGCCGCTGTTGTTCCTGCCGCCGCTCCGGCCCCCGCCGCTGCCGCCACTACCGCTGTTCCTGCCGCTGCTTCGCATCAAAAGTCCGTCTTGTCGTCTGCGTGAGTATCCGGGGTGTCCGGTGCGTCCGGATCGAACGACGGCACACCCTCTGGCGTCTCGGCCTCGATCGCCTCCGCCTCGGGGAGGAAGGGCGCGAGCTCCGGGAGCTCATCCAGGCCACGCAGGCCCATCCGCTCCAGAAAGTAGTTCGTCGTCCTGTACAGGATCGCACCTGTTTCGGGTTCCGTGCCCGCCTCCTCCACGAGGCCCCTCTGCAGCAGGGTCCGCATGACCCCGTCACAGTTCACCCCGCGCACCGCGGAGACCCGTGACCTGCTCACCGGCTGCCGGTACGCGACGACCGCGAGGGTCTCCAGCGCGGCCTGGGTCAGCCGGGCGTGCTGGCCGTCCAGGACGAAGCCCTCGACGGCCGCCGCGTAGGCGGGCCGGGTGTAGAAGCGCCAGCCGCCCGCGACCAGCCGGAGGTCGAAGCCCCGGCGCTGCGCGGTGTACTCGTCGGCCAGCTCCCGCAGCGCGGCGGCGACGGCCCGCCTGGGCCGCTCCAGGATCTTGGCGAGGTGTTCCTCGGTCGCGGGCTCGTCCACGACCATGAGGACGGCCTCCAGCGCGGGCTTGAGGTCGAGGCCAGCGACGGCGGAGCCGGTGGGGTCCTGCTCGCTCATGGCGTCACATCCTGCGGGGTATCGGAGGCGTCCGGGGCCTCCTGGTCGAACTCGTCCGTCACGGTGGGCCCGGCCCCGGCTCCCCCGGCCCAGCGCACCAGCAGCTCGCCGAGCGCCACGTCCTGGTCCAGGGCGACGGCCTTCTCCCGGTACAGCTCCAGCAGGGCGAGGAAGCGGGCGACGACGGTCAGGGTGTCCGGCGCGTCCTCGGTGAGCGCCCGGAAGCTGATCTCCCCCGCCTCGCGGACCCGCGCCACCACGATCCCCGCCTGCTCGCGCACGCTGACCAGCGGGGCGTGGATGTGGTCGACGTAGACCTGCGGCCGGGGCCTGGGCTGCATCGCCTTCACAGCCAGCCGGGCGAAGCCCTCCGGGCCGATGCTGATGACGACGTCCGGCAGCAGCTCGGCGTGGTGCGGTTCGAGCCCGACGGTACGGGGGAAGCGGCGGCCCTCCGCTTCGAGGCGGCCGCTGAAGATGTCGGCGACCCGCTTGTACGCGCGGTACTGGAGGAGCCGGGCGAAGAGCAGGTCCCTGGCCTCCAGGAGCGCGAGGTCAGCCTCGTCCTCCACCTCGGCCGCCGGGAGCAGCCGGGCGGCCTTCAGGTCGAGCAGGGTCGCGGCGACCACCAGGAACTCGGTCGTCTGGTCCAGGTCCCAGTCCGGCCCCATCGCCCGGATGTGGGCCATGAACTCGTCGGTGACCTTCGACAGCGCGACCTCGGTCACATCCAGCTTGTGCTTGGAGATCAGCTGGAGCAGCAGGTCGAAGGGCCCCTCGAAGTTCGCGAGCCGCACGGTGAAACGGCCGTCCTCGGGCGCCTCACGGACCTCCCGCGGTGCGGGCGCCTGAGCCGGGGCCGGCGCGGGCGGCTCGTCCACGGGCGCGGGCTCGCGCTCGGGCCCTGTCCCCGGCCCGCGGCCCAGGGGGCGGCGAGCGGTGCGGGCGGGCTCGTGGGGTGTCGGCATGGAGATCCAGGGTGCGGCGGGGACACGGGCGGCGGCGGCCCGTACGGGAGGGGCCGGACCGCTCGGCCGCGGTGGCCCTCCCGGGCAGGCTACCGGCGCCGCGCCGGTCAGCGGCCGCGCAGCCGCCGTACGAGGATGCTCGCGTCGCCGCGCGACTCCAGGTCCGCCAGGACCACGGCGACCGCCTCGCGGACGATCCGCCCGCGGTCGACGGCGAGGCCGTGCTCGCCGCGCAGGACGAGCCGCGCGTGTTCGAGGTCCATCAGCTCCTCGGCGGAGACGTAGACCGTGATCTTCTCGTCGTGGCGCTCCCGGCCGCTGGGCCGGCGGTTCGCCCCGCGTCCGCCGCCGCGTCTGCGCTGCTGCTGCACGACGGGGGCCGGGACCGGCTCCTGCGCGGCGGGCTGCGGGCGGCGCCCGGCCCGCGCGGCGACCGCGACCCGGTCGTTCTCGGCGCCCCGGGCGCGCGAGTCGCCGGCGTCGGTGTCGGCCGCGGCGTGCTCCGGGCGGGCGGGGGCCGGCGTGGCACCGGACTCCGGGGCGGTGTCGCCCGGCGTCTCGGTCCCGGGTTCGTTCTCACCGGCCGGAGCCGGCACCCGGGCCTCGCCGTTCGCCTTGCGCCTCCGCTCCGCGGGCGACGAGGACTGCAGCCCCATCCCCCCGGTCGTACGGAACAGCTCGTCGGCCCCGGGCAGACTCACTCGGCGTGACACCGGGCGAGCACCTCCCTGGCGAGCTGGCGATAGGCGGCGGCACCGACCGAGTTGGAGGCGTACGTGGTAATGGGCTCACCGGCGACCGTGGTCTCCGGGAAGCGGACCGTACGCCCGATGACCGTGTGGTAGACGTGGTCGTCGAAGGCCTCGACGACGCGCGCCAGGACCTCGCGGCTGTGCACCGTGCGGGAGTCGTACATGGTGGCGAGGATGCCGTCGAGCTCCAGCTCGGGGTTGAGCCGCTCCTGGACCTTCTCGATGGTCTCCGTGAGCAGCGCCACACCGCGCAGCGCGAAGAACTCGCACTCGAGCGGCACTATCACCTTGTGCGCGGCGGTCAGCGCGTTCACGGTGAGCAGGCCGAGCGAGGGCTGACAGTCGATCACGATGTAGTCGTAGTCGGCCATGAGCGGCTTCAGGGCGCGCTGGAGCGTGGACTCGCGGGCCACCTCGCTGACGAGCTGCACCTCGGCGGCGGAGAGGTCGATGTTGCTGGGGAGCAGGTCCATGTTGGGGACCGCGGTCTTGAGCAGGACCTCGTCGGCCGCCATGCCCCGCTCCATGAGCAGGTTGTAGACGGTGAGGTCCAGCTCCATCGGGTTGACTCCGAGGCCGACCGAGAGGGCGCCCTGCGGGTCGAAGTCGACGAGCAGGACACGTCGTCCGTACTCCGCGAGTGCCGCGCCCAGATTGATGGTCGACGTGGTCTTGCCGACGCCGCCCTTCTGGTTGCACATCGCGATGATCTTCGCGGGGCCGTGATCGGTCAGCGGGCCCGGGATCGGGAAGTAGGGCAGGGGCCGGCCGGTCGGGCCGATCCGCTCGCGGCGCTGCCGTGCGGCGTCGGGCGCGAGGGTGGCCGCGTACTCCGGGTCGGGCTCGTACTCGGCGTCGGGGTCGTAGAAGTGCCCCTGGGGCGATTCGTCGAAGTCGGCGAGGGGGGCGGTGTTCCGGCCACTCTCGTTGCCGGCCATGGCGTTCACGTGTAGGCCGTCCATCATCTGAGGGGCTGTCGTCATGTGCTGGTGGGTGGCGAAGGTGCGAACAGCGACGGAGCCGACAGCCTCCAGCCCGTTCGGGCTCTGGCCCCGTGCAGGCATCCCTGGATGAACACCCCCGGGAGTAATTGTCGACTCATTCACAAGTCGTCTTACCTCCTTGGACGTGACCAGGAAACTTATCGATAGGTCAGCGTGGCACCATGCCGACGATTGGCGACTCTATGGCGTGTCACCGGTTCGCAGCAACACAATCCGCCGGACCCGGCCCGTTGTGTCGGCAATCGAACGCCCCGCTGTCAAGGGCGCGCAACCCTCCGGGCGTACTTTTCGCGGGTGTACGAAACGGTTAAAGGGTTACGTTCGAGACGAGTTGCTCGGGGGCGCGCGCGGGCCCGGCGTGCGTCCGGCCGGACCTTGACAGCAAGGTCCGGCCGGACGCACGGGGTTGACGAACGCGATTGACCCGTCAGCCGATGAGGGTGCTCAGTTCGACGTGCGCGAGGCCGTGGGCCTCGGCGACCTCGCGGTAAACGACCTGTCCGTCATGGGTGTTGAGGCCCTTGGCGAGCGCGGCGTCCCGGCGCAGCGCCTCCGCCCAGCCCCGGTTCGCCAGCTCCAGGATGTAGGGAAGCGTCGCGTTGGTGAGGGCGTACGTCGAGGTGTTGGGCACCGCGCCGGGCATGTTCGCGACGCAGTAGAAGACCGAGTCGTGAACCATGAAGGTCGGCTCGGCGTGCGTCGTCGGGTGGGAGTCCTCGAAGCAGCCACCCTGATCAATTGCAATGTCGACAAGTACACTTCCGGGCTTCATCCTGGCGACGAGCTCGTTGGTGACCAGCTTCGGAGCCTTGGCGCCGGGGATCAGCACGGCACCGACGACGAGGTCCGCCTCGACGACCGCCTTCTCCAGCTCGAAGGCGTTCGAGACGACCGTCTGCACCTTGGTGCCGAAGATCCGGTCGGCCTCGCGCAGCTTGTTGATGTCCTTGTCGAGCAGCGTGACGTGGAAGCCGAGACCGACGGCGATCTGCGTCGCGTTCCAGCCGGAGACACCGCCGCCGATGACGACGGCCCGGCCGGCCGCCGTGCCGGGCACCCCGCCGGGCAGCACGCCGCGGCCGCCGGCCGAGCGCATCAGGTGGTACGCGCCGACCTGCGGGGCCAGCCGGCCGGCGACCTCGGACATCGGGGCGAGCAGCGGCAGCGCGCGGCTCGACGTCTCGACGGTCTCGTAGGCGATGGCCGTCGTGCCCGACTCCAGCAGCGCGTCCGTGCAGGCGCGGGAGGCGGCGAGGTGCAGGTACGTGAAGAGGGTCTGGCCCTTGCGGAGGCGGTGGTACTCCTCGGCGACCGGCTCCTTGACCTTGAGAACCAGGTCGGCGGCGGCCCAGACCTCGTCGGCGGTGGGGAGGATCTGCGCCCCGGCCCCGACGTACTCCTCGTCCGTGATGGAGGAGCCCGCTCCGGCGTTCTGCTCTACGACGACCTGATGGCCGTGGCGGACGAGTTCATGCACGCCGGCGGGCGTGATCGCCACGCGGAACTCGTTGTTCTTGACTTCGCGGGGGATGCCGACCTTCACGTCGATCACGGTCCTTGGCTCAGAGGGTAATCCGGGCATAGCGATACATTCAGGGTAGATGCACCGCATAGGAAGACACCGCGAACTGACGCGGTAGAGCCAGTTTAATGAAGGGCTTCCCGCTGTCTAGCCTTACAAAGCATTAACTTTCAGTCGATGCACTACGGGTTTCGTAGGCCGGGCTCTCCTCGCCCAGCAATCTGTCCGCCGCGCTCCTGTGCAGCCCCGCGGCCGCCGGGTCCCCGAGACGGTCGAGGGTGTCGGCGAGCCGGAGCTCCAGCGCGGCCTGCAACCGCGTGTCCTCGGCCCGCCGCGCCCACTCCACCGCCTCCCGGCAGGTCCGCAGCGACTCCTGCGGCCGGCCCGCGTACTCCTGCACCCGGGCCATCTCGCTGAGCGCCCGCGCCTGGGCGGGCAGGTCGCCGAGCCTGCGGTGGCCGGCCGCGGCGGCCCGCCAGTTGCGCAGCGCCTCGCCGTACCGTCCGGCGTAGGTGTGGACGGTGCCGAGCCGCCCGTACAGCCGGGCCGCGTCGGCCCGCTCGCCCTGGGTGAGGCGCTGGGCGAGCGCCCGGCCGTACCAGTCGGAGGCCCGGTGGTAGTCCCCCAGTTCGGCGTAGGCGCCGCCCACCGATTCCATGGCCCGCCCGGTGGCGT comes from Streptomyces sp. Mut1 and encodes:
- a CDS encoding prephenate dehydrogenase, with the translated sequence MRTAVVIGTGLVGTSAALALASRGVRVHLVDHDPESARTAAALGAGTDEPAEGPVDLAIVAVPPAHTAAVLATAMRDGVARGYLDVASVKGGPRRELEAMGADLAPYIGSHPMAGKERSGPLAATADLFEGRPWVLTPTPGSDTEVLNLALELIALCRAVPVVMDADAHDRAVALVSHTPQLISSMVAARLEDADETAVRLCGQGIRDVTRIAASDPRMWVEILSANPGPVADVLAGVAADLDETVAALRGLQSADEDKRRAGTEGIQDVLRRGNAGRVRVPGKHGAGPAAYEVVAVLISDRPGELATIFADAGRSGINIEDVRIEHATGQQAGLVQLMVEPSSAPALAAALRERGWSIRQ
- the aroH gene encoding chorismate mutase, whose protein sequence is MAVRAVRGAVQLERDEAGHMDEQVSALLTAVLERNELVADDLISIWFTATPDLHSDFPAAAARGIGIVDVPLICAQELDIEGAMPRVVRILAHIETYLAKAEISHVYLGATAALRKDIAQ
- a CDS encoding nucleotidyltransferase domain-containing protein, with translation MITPTGEDLVRGHTVYSCVMGSRAFGLATEGSDTDLRGVYLAPTPLFWRFDKPPTHVDGPADEQFSWELERFCELALRANPNVLECLHSPLVERIDATGRELLALRGAFLSRHAHKTFVRYALGQRRKLEADVRQYGAPRWKHAMHLLRLLTSSRELLRTGELTIDVGPAREVLLAVKRGEVPWPEVERRMTLLATENEEAATASPLPPEPDRARVEDFLIRTRRASALAADGETSAG
- a CDS encoding nucleotidyltransferase domain-containing protein; amino-acid sequence: MPSHVTLLQEAGLPVTDLGPVLAEERHPLLFATVSGAHLYGFPSRDSDVDLRGVHLLPAEDLLGLREPEETSSRMWDRDGVEMDLVTHDLRKFVRLMLKPNGYVLEQLLSPLVVHTTALHTELISLAPDVLTRNHAHHYRGFANTQWRLFERTGELKPLLYTFRALLTGIHLMRGGEVLAHLPTLLTHVPAPAYLPGLIAAKAEAEHRGADGVERAVVARDVEALHGVLDAAQAASALPERPGGFDALHDLVVRARRAPLSAG
- a CDS encoding ADP-ribosylglycohydrolase family protein, with product MTTTRTRRAATGSLTGLALGDALGFPTEFNDVPSILAKCGPWREMELPRPAFVTDDTQMTLALGRGVRTAMDGGLLTPERLVDPVRAEFVAWYHSPDNNRAPGRTCLEACELLDGDRVWQEASRTGSKGCGANMRVAPIGLVPGLSDEQRAGAAQLQSALTHGHPTALAASDLTAHAVYLLAHGAEPLGLIGQLRSYAYENRDRYLTRWLGDLWRHTHDASPEAFISRGWDECLAALETVRDALRDPSPETDPCERTGDGWIAEEALATALHCFLLFPGDPVTALRRAACTRGDSDSIACLTGALAGAHLGDEVWPDAWAERIEYRSDLLSLGALWDA
- a CDS encoding NUDIX hydrolase — translated: MSAAAPEGYDPHAFEPFAVTVDLAVFTVRDSRLHVLLVERGEAPYKGHWALPGGFVLPRESAGVAARRELAEETGLSGDTVSGLHLEQLRTYSDPDRDPRMRVVSVAYTALVPDLPEPRGGGDAAGARWWDTGLTGPLAFDHDRILTDARDRIGAKLEYTCLATAFCPAHFTLGELQQVYETVWGVPLDRPNFRRKVLATPGFVQPAEGAPRRTGGRGKPAALYRAGDATTLHPPLLRPEGRNT